In Antedon mediterranea chromosome 10, ecAntMedi1.1, whole genome shotgun sequence, one genomic interval encodes:
- the LOC140060390 gene encoding histone H2B, gonadal: MPPKVSGKAAKKAGKAKAVRTTDKKRKRKRKESYSIYIYKVLKQVHPDTGISSRAMGIMNSFVNDIFERIAGEASRLAHYNKKSTITSREVQTAVRLLLPGELAKHAVSEGTKAVTKYTSSK, translated from the coding sequence atgcCACCAAAGGTTTCAGGAAAAGCTGCTAAGAAAGCCGGTAAGGCTAAAGCTGTAAGAACTACTGACAAGAAAAGAAAACGTAAGCGAAAGGAAAGCTACAGCATCTACATCTACAAGGTGTTGAAGCAAGTTCACCCAGACACCGGTATCTCAAGCAGAGCCATGGGAATCATGAACAGTTTCGTCAACGACATCTTCGAACGTATTGCAGGCGAAGCATCTCGTCTTGCTCACTACAACAAGAAATCTACCATCACCAGCAGGGAAGTCCAGACTGCTGTCCGTCTTTTGCTTCCAGGTGAATTGGCCAAACATGCCGTCTCTGAAGGTACCAAGGCTGTCACCAAATACACCAGCTCCAAGTAG
- the LOC140060262 gene encoding S1 RNA-binding domain-containing protein 1-like has protein sequence MAKTVKEEPRKRDMSPIVNKQVKRKKLSPKVVLHKIGLDEDDNEETSGIKKKEIKSEKQDMKRSKGVKRSKDEDSLQLEGCSETKRIKSEIKKERKTVQKNNPSKDVKKSSNNDEDGMLKLGDQLYEIIMSQVNEPYWAVSNTVKLLETDHTVPFIARYRKEQTNNMEVKQIREVQFLLDELRMVETKAKSIHKQIEKQGKMSKDVERSILQARSLDDLDHIYAPFKTGSKSSFAERAKKAGLEPAATRALNNAQLNLHEFINNSIEGCSTIEKVKQGVQHILADVIAKDKDTMDYIRQLTSNGRTLVTSEKSKSSKKEEKETNKTNRQFETYFNFKVLVRDVKPHQILALNRGDALKELTVKLELSANVEPSFKQWCQRHWIRRETRPDVHDLIKLAIDDAFKRLIHPLIIRQIRSELTRSAEKASIDVFSKNLKRLLLTPPVRGKVIIGLDPGFKNGCKVAIISETGSILHTDVLYLLNKYDTKQRKKLVEMVTHFRSDMVAIGNGTACRETEKTISELISTHAFSPLNVMYCIVNEDGASIYSVSEEAEREMPDLDPNVRSAVSIARRLQDPLVELVKNNPKNIGVGMYQHDMPEKLMKTALDGVIEECVSFVGIDLNVCNESMLRRIAGLTTARAKKIIEFREQNGGFINREQLLQIKGFGKKSYEQCAGFVRISDPINSVSNTQETKKALSENKGSKKTKQKKDKSLEVNPLDKTWIHPESYTSATAFLNMVGEDVESIGLAQMRDKINKALKTKDVQTLAEDLDVGLPTMQLIIDGLKQPLGYDIRAEYEKPLFKVGIMSMDDLKCGCVYPGRITNVTHFGCFVDIGVQKHGLIHTSRMPNHVLKGRELGPGVKVEVRVLGIEKERQRIQLQLEKLP, from the exons ATGGCTAAGACAGTAAAGGAGGAACCGAGAAAAAGGGACATGAGTCCAATTGTAAATAAACAAGTGAAAAGAAAAAAACTTAGTCCAAAAGTTGTACTGCACAAGATTGGGTTAGACGAAGATGATAATGAAGAAACGTCTGGAATCAagaaaaaggaaataaaaagtgaaaaacaggATATGAAGAGGTCAAAGGGCGTGAAAAGGTCAAAAGATGAGGACTCTTTACAACTTGAAGGATGCTCTGAAACAAAGAGGATAAAAAGTGAAATAAAGAAGGAAAGAAAAACAGTACAGAAAAATAACCCTAGTAAGGATGTGAAGAAATCATCAAACAATGATGAGGATGGCATGTTAAAACTAGGAGATCAGTTGTATGAAATAATCATGTCACAGGTCAATGAACCATACTGGGCTGTATCGAACACTGTCAAATTGTTGGAAACTGATCACACGGTCCCTTTCATAGCACGCTATCGAAAAGAGCAAACGAACAACATGGAAGTTAAACAAATACGTGAAGTACAGTTTTTACTCGATGAACTACG aatggtAGAAACCAAAGCAAAGAGCATTCATAAGCAAATTGAAAAACAAGGTAAAATGTCGAAAGATGTTGAGAGAAGTATCCTACAAGCCCGTTCGTTAGATGATTTAGATCACATT TATGCTCCATTCAAAACTGGAAGTAAAAGTTCATTTGCGGAAAGAGCAAAAAAGGCAGGACTTGAACCAGCAGCCACGAGGGCGCTAAACAATGCGCAACTTAATCTTCATGAGTTCATAAACAACTCGATCGAAG GTTGTAGTACAATTGAAAAAGTAAAACAAGGTGTACAACATATTCTAGCAGATGTCATTGCCAAAGATAAAGACACCATGGATTATATAAGACAATT AACATCCAATGGTAGAACGCTGGTCACATCTGAGAAGTCCAAATCATCCAAAAAAGAGGAAAAAGAAACTAATAAAACTAACAGACAGTTTGAAAcctattttaattttaaggtGCTTGTGCGAGATGTCAAACCCCACCAG ATACTGGCTCTTAATCGTGGTGACGCTTTGAAAGAATTGACAGTAAAGCTGGAACTGTCAGCAAATGTGGAACCATCATTTAAACAATGGTGCCAACGACATTGGATCAGGAGAGAGACTAGACCAGATGTGCACGATTTGATCAAACTAGCGATTGACGATGCTTTTAAACGTCTAATACATCCACTGATCATCAGACAGATTAG GTCAGAGTTGACAAGATCTGCCGAGAAGGCTTCTATTGATGTCTTTTCTAAAAATTTAAAACGACTTCTTCTCACGCCCCCAGTTCGAGGAAAGGTCATCATTGGATTAGACCCAGGCTTTAAAAATGGCTGTAAAGTTGCAATAATCTCTGAAACAG gttctattttacatacagatgTCCtctatttattaaacaaatatgatACAAAACAGAGAAAAAAACTTGTAGAAATGGTTACACATTTTCG ATCTGATATGGTTGCTATTGGCAATGGCACAGCGTGTCGAGAAACTGAGAAAACAATCTCCGAACTAATATCGACTCATGCGTTTTCTCCATTGAATGTTATGTACTG TATCGTAAACGAGGACGGAGCCTCGATCTACAGCGTGTCTGAGGAAGCTGAGAGAGAGATGCCAGATTTGGATCCAAATGTTCGTAGTGCAG TATCCATAGCTAGAAGGTTACAAGATCCTTTGGTGGAATTAGTAAAGAACAATCCAAAAAACATCGGAGTTGGAATGTATCAG catgATATGCCTGAGAAATTAATGAAAACCGCTTTGGACGGAGTGATTGAAGAATGTGTCAGTTTTGTTGGAATAGACTTAAACGTTTGCAATGAATCCATGTTACG GAGAATAGCAGGACTGACAACAGCAAGAGCAAAAAAGATTATTGAGTTTCGAGAACAAAATGGCGGCTTCATTAACCGAGAGCAACTTCTTCAAATAAAAGGTTTCGGAAAAAAGTCATATGAGCAGTGTGCAGGGTTTGTCAGAATTAGTGATCCAATCAACTCAGTAAG CAACACACAAGAGACAAAGAAAGCTCTATCGGAGAATAAAGGGTctaaaaaaactaaacaaaaaaaggACAAGTCTTTGGAAGTGAATCCACTGGATAAAACATGGATCCACCCAGAATCTTATACATCAGCAACTGC TTTCTTAAATATGGTTGGTGAAGATGTAGAATCTATCGGGTTAGCACAGATGCGAGACAAAATCAACAAAGCATTGAAAACAAAAG ATGTACAGACACTTGCTGAAGACCTAGATGTTGGTTTACCCACAATGCAACTCATCATTGACGGTCTGAAACAACCATTAGGATATGACATCAGAGCAG AATATGAGAAGCCTCTTTTCAAGGTGGGAATAATGTCAATGGATGACCTGAAGTGTGGGTGCGTCTATCCCGGACGAATCACAAACGTCACTCACTTTGGTTGTTTTGTTGATATTGGCGTTCAGAAACATGGTCTGATACATACAAGCAGAATGCCAAATCATGTCTTAAAGGGACGTGAATTAGGGCCAGGGGTCAAAGTTGAAGTAAGAGTGTTAGGGATTGAGAAGGAAAGGCAGCGAATACAATTGCAACTTGAAAAGTTACCTTAA
- the LOC140060828 gene encoding histone H4, whose translation MSGRGKGGKGLGKGGAKRHRKVLRDNIQGITKPAIRRLARRGGVKRISGLIYEETRGVLKVFLENVIRDAVTYTEHAKRKTVTAMDVVYALKRQGRTLYGFGG comes from the coding sequence atgtcTGGAAGAGGTAAAGGAGGAAAAGGACTTGGAAAAGGAGGCGCTAAGCGTCATCGAAAAGTGTTGCGTGATAACATCCAAGGTATCACAAAACCAGCTATCCGTCGTCTTGCTCGTCGTGGTGGTGTGAAACGTATCTCTGGTCTCATCTACGAAGAAACCCGTGGTGTACTCAAGGTATTCCTTGAGAATGTCATTCGTGATGCTGTAACTTACACTGAGCATGCCAAGAGAAAGACCGTCACCGCTATGGATGTCGTCTACGCCCTGAAGAGACAAGGCCGAACTCTGTACGGATTCGGTGGataa
- the LOC140060622 gene encoding histone H3 → MARTKQTARKSTGGKAPRKQLATKAARKSAPATGGVKKPHRYRPGTVALREIRRYQKSTELLIRKLPFQRLVREIAQDFKTDLRFQSSAVMALQEASEAYLVGLFEDTNLCAIHAKRVTIMPKDIQLARRIRGERA, encoded by the coding sequence ATGGCTCGTACTAAGCAAACTGCTCGTAAATCTACAGGAGGAAAGGCTCCCAGAAAACAACTGGCTACCAAGGCAGCACGAAAGAGTGCACCAGCCACCGGTGGAGTCAAGAAACCTCATCGTTACAGGCCTGGAACCGTCGCTCTTCGTGAGATTCGTCGTTACCAGAAAAGTACTGAACTTCTCATCCGCAAGCTTCCATTCCAGCGTCTTGTCCGTGAAATCGCCCAAGATTTCAAGACAGATCTTCGATTCCAGAGCTCTGCTGTCATGGCTCTCCAAGAGGCTAGCGAAGCATACCTGGTCGGTCTTTTCGAAGATACCAACTTGTGTGCCATCCACGCTAAACGTGTAACCATCATGCCTAAAGACATCCAACTAGCCCGTCGAATCCGTGGTGAACGTGCATAA
- the LOC140060263 gene encoding histone H2A-like yields MSGRGKGGKAKGKAKSRSSRAGLQFPVGRVHRFLRKGNYASRVGAGAPVYMAAVLEYLTAEILELAGNAARDNKKSRIIPRHLQLAIRNDEELNRLLGSVTIAQGGVLPNIQAVLLPKKTQAKAK; encoded by the coding sequence ATGTCTGGACGTGGTAAAGGAGGCAAAGCTAAAGGAAAGGCGAAGAGCCGATCAAGCCGTGCTGGACTTCAGTTCCCAGTCGGTCGTGTTCACCGATTTTTGCGAAAAGGTAACTACGCTTCCCGTGTCGGTGCTGGTGCCCCAGTCTACATGGCTGCCGTACTTGAATACTTGACTGCTGAAATCTTGGAGTTGGCTGGTAACGCTGCCCGTGACAACAAAAAGAGCAGAATCATCCCTCGTCATCTTCAACTTGCCATCCGTAATGATGAAGAGTTGAACAGACTTCTCGGAAGTGTGACCATTGCACAGGGTGGTGTACTGCCAAACATCCAGGCTGTACTTCTACCAAAGAAGACTCAAGCCAAGGCCAAGTAA
- the LOC140060389 gene encoding late histone H1-like, translating to MADQAKTKKKPAAKKPSAHPTYIDMITAAIGALKERNGSSRQAIAKYLLANYKVDPITMKTHLRMALKRGVESNKLVQPKGTGASGSFKLNQAAAKADAAAKAKKEKAKKKAAADKEKTVAKKAKKPAAKKTKKPAAKKATKSKSPKKAKKSEKKASSKPKKATKSPKKPKTKKPKKPKAKKASKSPKKAAKK from the coding sequence ATGGCTGATCAAGCTAAAACTAAGAAGAAGCCTGCAGCTAAGAAGCCGTCTGCTCACCCAACGTACATCGACATGATTACGGCTGCAATCGGTGCTTTGAAGGAGAGAAACGGCTCATCTCGTCAGGCTATTGCTAAGTACCTCCTAGCCAACTACAAAGTTGATCCAATAACCATGAAAACTCATCTCCGTATGGCTTTGAAACGTGGTGTCGAAAGCAACAAACTTGTTCAACCAAAAGGTACAGGAGCCAGCGGTTCATTCAAACTAAACCAGGCTGCAGCCAAGGCTGATGCAGCTGCCAAGGCAAAGAAAGAAAAGGCAAAGAAGAAAGCAGCTGCAGACAAGGAAAAAACTGTTGCAAAGAAGGCCAAGAAACCAGCAGCAAAGAAGACCAAGAAACCAGCTGCAAAGAAAGCTACCAAATCCAAGTCACCCAAGAAGGCTAAGAAGTCTGAAAAGAAGGCATCCTCCAAGCCTAAGAAGGCAACCAAGTCTCCTAAGAAGCCAAAGACAAAGAAGCCTAAAAAGCCCAAAGCTAAAAAGGCATCGAAGTCACCAAAGAAGGCTGCCAAGAAGTAA